The window TCAGCAGAGAAGCAAGCTTCTCTCTGTTACCGCTCGACTTGCATGTGTTAGGCCTGCCGCCAGCGTTCAATCTGAGCCATGATCAAACTCTTCAATTAAAAGCAGTTCAATCAACTCAATGAATTACGCGTTTTGCTACTTAATGTAGCTGAACACTCATTCAAAAGTTGCAATACATATTTCTGTTTTGCGTAACTTCTGCAAGTGCCCACACAGTTTGCTTGGCTTGATAGTATTGTTAAAGAGCGTTGCTTCTTCCGAAGCAGGGAGGCGTATTCTACACTTCCCGATGATTTCGTCAACCTCTTTTTCTGGACTTTTTGCCCGGCTGACTCAACCGCCGTTGTTCGACTTAACTCAGCGAGTATCTCGTGACAACGGCGGCGAATTATAGAGATCTTTTTGGACCTTTCAAGATCTTTTTTGGAATAAATGATCGTTCGGTCAGATCGTAATCAATTTGATGGTTTAATCGTCCTTTTTCTCTTCTTTCGCTGCTTTCTTATCTGTATCACCGTCCTGATTAAAGTCGGCATCATCATCGTCGTCATCACCGACAACGTGCTCTAACTTCAGTTTTTTTACGTTTTTAATCGTGAATATCGGCCCTGACAAAGCGTAAAGGAAGAAGATAGAGAAGAGCACTAACGAAGGCTGTGTTGCAACCACAACAAAAGCCAACACGATGACCAGTATCACTAAGAAAGATACCTTACCTTTCCAGTCTACATCTTTGAACGAATGGTAACGGAAGTTGGTCACCATTAATAAGCCTGCACAAATAGTAATAACTGCGGCAATTCCACCGATATCAGCGCCTTCAATACCATACTCTGAGCCAACCCAAACCAAACCGGATACAATTGCCGCAGCGCTTGGAATTGCGAGTCCCTGAAAGTAACGTTTATCCGAGCTTCCTAAATTCGTATTAAAGCGCGCCAAGCGTAAAGCGCCACCAGCAACAAAGATGAATGCGGCCAACCACCCCAGCTTTCCTAAGTCTGCAAGCGCGTAATTATACATAACCAAAGCTGGAGCCATACCAAAAGAAACGATATCCG is drawn from Idiomarina piscisalsi and contains these coding sequences:
- the pssA gene encoding CDP-diacylglycerol--serine O-phosphatidyltransferase, producing MSNDSSNTNGKSRGIYLLPNLFTTAGLFSGFYAIVASMNERFVEAAVAIFIAMIFDGLDGRVARMTNTESDFGAEFDSMADIVSFGMAPALVMYNYALADLGKLGWLAAFIFVAGGALRLARFNTNLGSSDKRYFQGLAIPSAAAIVSGLVWVGSEYGIEGADIGGIAAVITICAGLLMVTNFRYHSFKDVDWKGKVSFLVILVIVLAFVVVATQPSLVLFSIFFLYALSGPIFTIKNVKKLKLEHVVGDDDDDDADFNQDGDTDKKAAKEEKKDD